The proteins below come from a single Vigna radiata var. radiata cultivar VC1973A unplaced genomic scaffold, Vradiata_ver6 scaffold_438, whole genome shotgun sequence genomic window:
- the LOC106778728 gene encoding umecyanin-like, whose protein sequence is MARSVFLMLFAVVTLLQGSMAQTRHVVGDLAGWTIPSRGAATYIAWVSDKTFVLGDTLMFNFTNGHHDVAKVTKSVYDTCNGGNTLFTLTSSPAIVALNETGEQYYICSFGSHCSLGQKLKINVVSRAFAPQPSTSGSPPAVINVTDNNSSATSSSPVATPLPSAAFSPSGSLTPLPQNSEAASVGLVGASATLLSLLLAFFC, encoded by the exons ATGGCGAGAAGCGTGTTTCTCATGCTATTTGCAGTAGTCACCTTGCTTCAGGGGTCCATGGCACAGACGAGACACGTGGTGGGTGATTTGGCCGGCTGGACCATCCCTTCCAGGGGTGCTGCAACCTACATTGCTTGGGTTTCCGACAAAACCTTCGTCTTAGGGGATACTCTCA TGTTTAACTTTACCAATGGCCATCACGACGTAGCCAAGGTGACGAAATCAGTTTATGACACATGCAACGGTGGAAATACCCTTTTCACCCTTACCTCCAGTCCAGCGATCGTGGCACTAAACGAGACAGGGGAACAATATTACATTTGCAGCTTTGGATCACATTGTTCCCTTGGccagaaattgaaaattaatgttGTTAGCAGAGCTTTTGCCCCACAACCTAGTACGAGTGGTTCTCCACCAGCGGTTATCAATGTCACCGACAACAATAGTAGCGCCACCTCGTCTTCCCCTGTCGCTACCCCTCTTCCTTCAGCCGCCTTTTCTCCCTCAGGGTCTCTCACCCCTCTCCCACAGAACTCTGAAGCTGCATCTGTCGGACTTGTTGGAGCTTCTGCCACCCTTCTTTCACTTCTCTTGGCTTTCTTCTGTTAG